A stretch of Candidatus Dormiibacterota bacterium DNA encodes these proteins:
- a CDS encoding histidine phosphatase family protein — translation GALGSLIVVVSHAWVTSVLTCHVLGLPIRDYYRLASPNCAVTLVQVDATGRGMLHCLNSQVPLTELARAGLPRARPQEDAAHARS, via the coding sequence CGGCGCGCTCGGCTCGCTGATCGTGGTGGTGTCGCACGCCTGGGTGACGTCGGTGCTGACCTGCCACGTGCTCGGTCTGCCCATCCGCGACTACTACCGCCTCGCCAGCCCCAACTGCGCGGTGACGCTGGTGCAGGTCGACGCCACCGGCAGGGGGATGCTCCACTGCCTCAACAGCCAGGTACCGCTCACCGAGCTGGCCCGCGCCGGGCTTCCCCGCGCCCGGCCGCAGGAGGACGCCGCCCATGCCCGCTCCTGA